TCCTCCTTTCgctttcgctgcgtcgcctgcagcagcgactcTGCCCTGAAGCAGCGCACTCGCACACGCGGTGCGAATCTCTCTCAAGGCCCGTGAGAGCTATCACGCGGCACCAGCCCCGAGGCACGCCTTTGTCGCCTTTgtcccttcctctcgcggcgtGGCCATCGACGGCGCTGTTCCTGAACCTAGCCACACGCCTCAAATCTGCCTccatcttctctctctgtctccgcctcagcgGTCCGGTTGGGGGAATGACGACAGAGACACGACAGGCGGGCACTCGCGACCGACATCAGCGAGGCCCTCACACTCGACAGGGGAAGGCGGCCTTGCCGCTAAACAGAACTGAGGAGACTACCCGGAACTTCATCCCGGCTGGAGCTTCACAGTGCTGAGGTGGCGGTCGAATCTTCACTGAATCCCAATCGACGTTAACGTCCTAGCTACCATACGCACAGGGCACGCCTGACGAAGCCGAGAATACCGCTGCATCTTTACAGAAAAAGACGCCCCTACGTTTGCAGCGCCTCCGTCAGCTTGGCGACTtcccggcgcgcggcctccgtctCTCTTGCCTGGCCATCTGCGGCAACCTGCGAGACCGAGAAGAAGATCGATAAAAAGCAAGAGCGCAGACAGGGTGACGTGGAGATTCACAAGAGATCGCGGAGGAATGGGAAACCAAGCGTGTGAGAAGGACGCATGGAAAAAGAAGACAAACCCCAGGTGGCGCCcactcctctcctctgcccgccttttcttcttcacgATTAGCAATTCTTCTCCGGCTGTGACTATAGAACTCCAATTATGAGTATACCACAGAAACATGGCGTGCTTTTGTACCTTCGttcctccttcgcgagcAACGTGCGTTTCCCAGTTCCTGGATTCCCGCAGACGCCATGGGGTGATGTGAATCTAAAACTCCATCTCCTCGTTTCAATGTGCTGGCAACAAATGTCTATCATCAGGCTGCCTGTTGGTTTTCATAAACGTCGAATCGAACGATGAGTTGGGCacaaggagggagagagagacgaaccATGGAAAACGTATCTTACGTTCGCTTCACGAAGTGCGCTCGCAAGAGCGTCCTCGGCGTGCTTGTGCCTGGCGCAAAAAACAAAGaacggaagaagaaaggaaactCAGTatccgacgaagaagcgagccAACACACGGAGGAATGGAATGATGCAGAGTGACAAAGCGAAAAGTTTAACAGAGGGGGAGGACGCGAGAATAATGCCAGAGAACCTTGAGCTGCTGCAACAGACAGGAgtgagaagcagaaggggTAGTTTTACAGAAAGCAGGATAcgggcgcagaagacagagagagaggagttGACAGCTGCGGTGAGGCACCAGATATAtacgagagaaagagaagcacCTGTACATCCCCATCAGCGAACAGCAGGCATCCCGAAACTCTaacgcgaggaagaaagcaTATACGTAGATACGTGAAACACAAACTCACAACCGAAAGGCGACATCGGGCGTTCGAAACCTGCCTGTGTGCGTGGCGCTCTCTTCTCTAGTGTCCTGCGTCCTCAGTATCCTTAATGTTCAGTTGAGCACCTTTCGAGGTCTTTAGTTAGGCtcttttctcgttttctcctAACTTCTATCTCCGTTTCCATCTCCTTGACACACAGCATCattctcttctgcctctccacCAACGTCTCCTGTCGCCTTCCCAGTTCGGCGATgagcgccgctctgcgcgttCGCTCTCCTTCCGCCCGCCTCCCTTCGCCCGTCttttcctcgcctgccgcgccgccgttttCTCCTTGCCCTGCGTCTGGCGCTCTTCGAATCACGAAAGTCAGTCGTGCTGgcagctcctcgcctccAAAAGCTGCTCGCGAGTGCGAGCTGAAAAAGCCCGCCGTGacgcctctctccccgctCCTCTCCGCCACTGGGGGGGTCGCCTGAGGGAACGCGCAACTCGatcttctccgccctcgtgCGCCTTCGTGGTCTCTGTCACAGAcgcgtcctccgctctcgatcgaggagctccgcgcctccgcttccgccggcATCTGCAGAGAAGCCTCTCGGCTCCGCGGACATACACTCCACGCACTCCGTcccccttccgcctcgcgctgccgggCCCGCGTCTGACCAGGAGGGACTCGCGGCGCTCCTTCCTCCCTTCCTCTGACTTCTCTTCGCGTCACGGTCAGAACCGCCCCcctgcgggcgacgacgtCGGCACAAAGCGCATCGTTTCGGCTTCTTGTCTCAGCGGAAACGGCCTGCCGGCGGCAGAGCTtttctcgctcctcttcctcttcctcttcctcatCCCGCACGCCGCGTCCCGTGGGGCCTCCCGgtctctcgcctctttcTTGGCGTCCGATGACTCGCCTCGTACCTTGCAGCTTTGCAAGGTCCCCGtgtggcgctcgcggcctggCGTTGTCAGCTTCTCGCAGTCTGGGATAGCCCGAAGGAAAGGGGGcacacgagagagaaagggacGCGGGTGAAGCCTCCGGGCGACGGAATgaagcatgcatgcatgtgtgtattGCAGGGTGTGGTGTCGAGGCCAATCCAAACAAACCGCGCGCAGGGCTCGCGGGTGCTGCGCAGCTTCAACACGAGCGACACTCACAGACATCTGTTTGTGGCAAACGGGGTTTCCTCGAGGGACTCCAAAAGGCCTTTCGGGGTCGCTACGCCGACACGTGCCTCACGCACACTAGGATAAGACACGACGCGCGGACTCCACCACGAAGGTGTCCTCATAGGGACAGACGCGAACAATATACTATCTCACTGCGCGAGCAAACATCCGccgaaagaagcagacgcggtGCTGGCTGAGAGCTAAGTAGTTGAAGTTTatagaggagaagaaaggcacCCAACACTGAGTGCTAAAGCTAGGGAGAGGAGCCTTTACCTCGCGAACGCCGCACGCTGATACTGTTTCAAAAGGTTGCCAATCAGCAACGCCATGCCGATTAGGTGACCCGTTCTTCGTCTGGTTTGCTTGTCCTCTCGCATTAtttgtttttctttcctcaTTCCCTTTGCAATCCAgacgccctcctctcccccgctgcgccggtctctcgctgcttctcctcttcgtcccctctccgcgccctccttgcCGTTGCCTCTCactccggcggcgcccgctttcgcttctgcgACTTTCTGTTCTGTGCCTGCCgcccttccttcttctcgtccGACCCTTTTTCCTTCGGCTGACATCTTTGCTTGCGAGTCACTCTCCACGCAACCTCGGTGTGCGCCTTCCAAGGAGagccttcttccgccttgATTCGCATGTTTGGCACGTTTCTCTTTCGTCACTCTCTCGTCCGTCTgcaaggcgagcgagcgctgcctgcggcctgcgtcCATCATCTGCAGCGCTCTCAGCTCAGGCTGCAGTGTGTGAAGAGCCTGGACGCTCCGCTGCCAGTCTTGCGTGATTTGCATCAGACGCAGGTCACTGCAGCTGTCCGCCCCACCTTCTTTGCCGGGGTGGCTGTTCACGTCTAGCTCCGCGTTTTCATCtgtgctgcagctcgagaatgcagtttctgtctctccgccccCGGTCGCCCGCTCCTTCCACacgccctcgccggccttTGGTCCTCGAGAATCCGCTTGAGCCCCTCGGagcgtctctgtcgccttctcccGACGCGAGCTGAGGCGAGCCCTGAAGCATGCAGGGAGCGAAGACTGATCGGAGTTTAGGCGGCCTTCCACGAGGCCCGAAAGGGCGGCCGCACTCGCCCCAGAAAGACAAACAGGCAAACCGTCCAGGTGGCAGGATGGAAAGCTCTCTCGAGCGCCAACAGAGACACCCTTCGCCGGCTCGCAGCGACGgcaggaggccgccgacaAAAaccacgcgagagagacggaggaaaGGTGGGAAGCAGACGATCTAGAGGGAGAGAATGAGAAAGAGAAACTTGCAGGAGCAGAGGATgaacgcgaggcagagggcgcagGCAGTCCAGAAGGGtaagagggaggagacgctgccggcgcaagcgaagcgtcgggaagcagagagaggcaggatTCGCGGGAGAGGCGTGGACTGAGTCGTGATTTGACGCGGGAAGGCAGCTCGAGAGACAGGGAGCTGCGCTGCGACATATCGTCGATATCGACTTCTCTCTCGCATCCCAGACTTTCCAGGTAAGTCTCGAGAGCCGATATCGGACTACGCGCAAGCAAACCAGATGCTGACTGAGCTGGGGCTGCCTCTGGGCGTTTCAATCTCCTGAGCATCTTCCGCTCTGGCAGTGTCAGCTGTACGCGGTTCGAGGCCCACTGCGGAttcgcgctgcctgcaggcTGCCTCGCAGCACGCCCGAATTCcaccgcggacgcgaggcacCGCCGCCGTGCTGAGATCAGAGGAGCTGCAGTTTGCTCGCGGCACAGTCGCGACTCGGGTGGAGGAACGGCGCAGGACGGTTCCAGAGGCGACTCCCTGGAACGCGTCACGagcctccttctcgcttgCGTCCCATCGACGGAGTTCGCCTCATTTTTCTTAACagccgagcgcctcgctgacTCTTCGCCCGACAGAAACGGGACCCAGATCGCGCGGCCAAGGAGccctgcgccttcgtccgcgtGCGCGTTCGCAgatgcctctctcgctgcccCCTCCGCCCATCCCGCGAGCGATCCTGGAGAACGTCCTGTCTGTCTCGCTCCTCTTTGGCTGAGCCCTCCTTTGCATTTCCCGTGACTCGCGCTCTCGGCAGGAGCCCGGCGTGGAAGAactcgccgacgacgcgaaggaggcgcggcatTCGCAGCCCCCCCTGTGTCGAccgccgcgcttcgcagACTGCCCAAGCTCGCTTCGGAAGGGACGAGCGAGAAGGGCTGCCAGGCGGTCGATGCCGAGGAAGCCCCGCAGACGTGCAGTGCTGAAGAGTGAAATgccagcgaagaagacgcgccggagagggCGGACGACCACCCGCCACAAGGCGGGATACACGTCGTCGACGGGGCGCCAGCCGAGAGGGGGACTGAGAAAGGAAGCCGCTTCAGACTcgcaggagggggaggagacgccagcCCGGTCaggtctttcttctctctcctttgtCCCTGagcgtcctcgccgtccgcagccgctggcggctccacgccctgctgcctctctcccggcgacgcgaggggaCTCTGAACCCTGGAGCGAGGgcggctctcgctcgccagGCCGCGGGCAGAAGCCAAGCAGCAGGAAccgggggaggcgcgccagcgcagctGTTGCTCGGCGACAcacgcgtcctcgtcgcctaGCCGCTCGGCGCTCCCCCGGGTCCCTGCCGGCCCTTGAGAAGTCACTAAGGAAGCCGGAGACAAACTCACGAGGGAAGGGGGGGCGGACGCGGACGAAGGGGCCTTTGGTGACGACGCAGGAAGGCAGCTGGACGGCGAACGCAGCGTCAATGAAGATGGCGTTCTTTCCATCGGCAGGTCCGcaccgcgaaggcggagagcgcttcctctgctcgttgcgcgcgcgtcggaaACGTCTGCGATTCGCGGCGatgaagaggcgctgcggcgtctcatGCTGCCTGAAGCACCGGCAGAACCTGAACACGCGCCCGTACTTTCGCTGCCCTCTGCATCCGCGCGACTTGCGTCCAGAAAAGACGCCGATGAAGCGGGGGAGGAAGGAGCATACGGACCTACGGGGTGCGCGGAGACTGCACGGCCCGAAGCAACTGACAGGGAGGAAAACGACGAAGCGGCAAGCAGAACAGGTGCCGTGCGGACAGACggccgagacgcagaggagagagaagtcTCTGATGCGACAAGCCCGCCCTGCGGAGAGGACGACAGGGCGCCCCACGAACGGGAAGGAACACCATGaaaggcggacgacgacaaACAGCAAGAAGCACTACTCAGCAGTGCAGACCCCTCAGGAGGCACAGCTGAAGCGAGCGAAGATGGAGACACGGCCGGGCAAGACGGCGCTTGAGGAAGGGACGGCGGAGGCTTTGCCGAACGGTCAGACGACGCTTCTGCGACGAAGGTGACGTGAGAGGCATTACTCTGCTCTTGATCCGCCTGCCCGTTCTCCTGCGCTGTCGATTTCTCTGTCTTTTGACCTTCACTAGGGAGCGAGCAAGAATTATCACCCGCCGTGGGGCTTCCCCAGTTCTCCCTGCTGCTGGCGTTCTGGTGTGATTCTTCGATTTCACTCTGCGTGTGGAACTCTCTCTCCGTATTGACATGTCCatcttctgcctccgcttcgctccAGGCTACAGTGCTCCCCTGCGttcctctgtctgctgtTTCCCCCCTCTCCGTCGTTTCTGTCGCCCGACCGGGGCGTTCGCCGCGGTCCCCGTGTCCTTCGCATCTGCGCGCCGGCATCCTCTCGGCCTCGCCAGGCCCCTGTCCCCAATACTCCATCCGACTTTCTCCCTCGAGAGCCCGGAGTGTCTGCAGGAGTCGAACGAGCCTCGGGGGGAGATGGGTTGCCGGctgggcgctggcgccgcggcctccgcactGCGAGGGATGTGTCGTtttccctccgcctcctccagcgggCACGTGTCTCCTCTGGGCCTCCCAAGGGGCGGAATAGGCGACTCCACGCCCTGAGGGGCGGGTGGAAGGCCCTGAATTGCCCTCGAAGATAATCGGGCGACGCAGTGGCTCGAGGACCCGCTGCGGGCTCTCACAGGGCAGATGGCGGAGCCCAGAGGTAAGGGGCCGCCGATTCATCTTTTCTGTGAGCGACGAGCCAACCAGATTGCTTGacgctctgtctctcgttcACCCGCAGTTGATTTTGAGAACTAGAGAAAAACAGCTGTAGTGAAGCCCACTCTAGTACCCTTTTCTCAGTTGCGCACTCACTCGCGCAGAGAACAGACAAACGCGTATATGCTGGCCTTTCTCTCGATAAGTCGGCTTTCGAATCTAGGTATTTATACGCATCTGCGCAGATATGAAGGGCCACACACACAATACTGGGAACGTGGCTTTTTGCTCCGTTCTTGAGGCATTCGGACGAAACCGAAAAAGTGCCTGGCTTCCTCTGATGGAGTACTCAGGCTGTCCGCCTATTAGGCTCGCGTCAAAACTCGCCTCAAGTTCGTCGATTCAAACGCAGGACAGGTGTGTCTTGGGTTGTTCTACTCGCTTCAGGGTCGTTTagacgccttcgcgccctcgcctctaAGAGACTGCGCCCTCGGCAGGGCACGAACCGCGTTCGCTCGCTGGGACGAAGGCTGACAACCTCTGGGTTTTTCTGCGTAGCTGGGGATGGCATTGCCACAGATAAGAAGACAGGAAAACTGACATCGCTCCATCAAACTAGAGTAGTTCGTGTGACTCATTTGCTTGGGGAGGGCCCTTGGACATGAACATGGGCACGCCCCTTTGAGCACAGTGAGCTTCAGCGAATCGTTCTACGGTTAACGATTCTGCTTTTCGGCGTTCTTCTGCGGCGAGTCGCGAAGCGATCAGGCTGTGCGATCGTTGGATGGAAACCGGAAATTGAATGTGTCGAGAAACTTCGGGAGATCTGGGCCGTTCCACACCGCACCCTAAACGCTAAGCCGACAAAATAGGCGAAGGTGCGACATGCGAAGTGGAACCGCGCACAGCAGCGCAGATATCTGTAAGACTCCAACGCGAATCTCCCGTGCTAGAAAGAAGCACCGAGCGTTATGTCTACTGGAGGTTGTTTCCACGCGCTACGGAGCCATGAACCCGAGGATAAAGAAAATTGAAATCTCGCCACCAGCTACCCGCGAGGTCGGTTCACGTTCTTCATGGAAAACATAGCTGCTAACAAGCGTGCTAGGAGAACGGATTCCGCGACTCTAGCTTCCTCTCGAACCCCCCCAGCGTCGAAATCAAAACCTAAGGCCACGAAAATTCTCAAAAATCGATTCTCCACTCTCCCGTTTTTTTCTGAACAAACATCGTTGCGAGTCCACAGCCCCACAGCCGCAATACCGCATCTCACTCCTCACCAACGGGTACAGGCTCCAGTGACACGAGCTTCTTGCGAAATGCATGAAACTCTGTTTCTCTGACAAAACCAAAGTATGAGGAGGTGGTATATTGAATAAAGTCGCGGAGATACGCAGCTACTACGACGTCGCTATCGATTTTTAAGCGATGACAGGTTCACCAAGGAGCACACTCTGGCAGCAAGACGGGTAACACACGGTCACTTTCTGGTTTTTAAAAGCTCGTGAGTCAGGGAACCTATGGCATCGTCGCTTGCGAATAACAGAGAGAACAAACAACAGGGGGAAACTGGCAACAGGTGCGTGGGACAAGATAAATACTTACATTGTCCGGTGTTCGGTGGGTGTAAACGAGCAGCCGGACCAACTTCGCGCGTTCTTCGTGTGGGCGTCCAACGGCAGTATGCCAAGTGCAACACCGCCCAGCTCAGCAATACCATCTAAGGAGCTATAATGATACATATCCGAAACAGAGAAGGGAGGGGAGCTTCTTCAGTTTATCACTCAAGGCGACCCTTCGAAGGGTGCAGATGGAACGGCCGAACCGACACGGCTGACGGAGATGCTGAATTCGCTGCTCTGCAGGTATATACTTGACAGTGGTTTCTCAACCACGTGACGAAGCGTTGTCTCAACTCCAGACCTTTCACACTCAAATTGGGCAGTAAGACAACAAGACCGCAGTTTGACACCACAGTATCGCTAAGGCTTGCAGAACTTCTTCCCTTACTTAGAGGGACAGTAACACCCGTTCAGAATACATGCACTTACCAGCCCTCAGTTTTTCTCTTCCAAATGTAGTGTTCCTTGTCAGATGCGCTACATGAACGAAATGGCGAACCATCAAGCTTTTAGTCAGAAGGGCGAAGAAGTAGGTAGCTTAAAGATTCGCGCTTTTCCCTGTAACTTGCTGTGCTTCAGAGCCTGCGCTTTTGATGACAAGCTGAGGCCGCGATTCGCACGCACAGATGGGCGCTTAGGATCAGACCGGCAGAGTCCACGATACGCTCGAGGACAGGAGAATTCATGTTCTTCTGAACACCCCTGTAGGGTGGTGGTTCACTGCGAGCACGAGTAACGTGGCCATTTGAATCTTTTAACTCAATCACGTGTCATGGCTAGTGAAGCCTGTGTTGCCTTCCACGGGTGCTTCAGGACAAGCTTGGAGGGGAACCCTCGAATGAAACATTGCGCGCATACAGTAGTGGAATCCAGCGTGTATGATAGAAACTATCAGGatgcgcagccgctcgtACTGAAGAGCCAGCGACACGCTTGCAGTTTTATGGACTGAACCCTTCGTGTGCGGTCGGCGCCACATATACGCGCAACCTTCACTAGAGAGGCTTCCCTTTCGCGAGCCAGTACTCACACATGATGTCTCAATACAACGCCGATATCTGGTGGCGTCCGCTGCTACTGGGAGCCACATAGCGGCTTTCCAGCTTGAGCACGAGGTGGCTTTCCGGTCGCAAATCATTGTAGGACATTTGCGAATCGCTAGGCCTTCGCATGACTCAGCATCAGCATCGCGAGGGATGTGCTCAAACAGTCCGTCGGCTGGTGGGTTTGTCGTGGAGCTGGCAGCGCCCCTCGAGAATCTATTTCTCTTTTTGGCGAAAGCAACATGATCTGAAATCCACCGTCCTAGATTCCACGGAAAATAGGTATCGCGACTCCGCATAGCGCAGAACGTCTTTCTCACGAACAACCTGTTTTTGCGAGCGGGATGCCCCTATTCGACAGGGGACGCATGACCTCAAACAGAACGATGCGGCCTCTACAGAGCAGAAACAAGAGGCTGCACCGCGAAACGGAAGGGAGAGCCAGCTGCACAGACGCACTACAAGCGAATTCCTCGCGTCCCCTTCTCTTTTTCAAGAGACATCTGCGCGCTAAAAGCACACCACTTCTCTGCTTTCGCTTGACAAACGCCTCCACAGCGAGACATTCGCGACCACGAAAAACCGAGATCGAGACTTCCTGAAAAATGATATGTGCCCTGTCTTCGGAGCGCGGAGCCGCCCGCTTCcgctctccgcagcctcttTCGCTGGCAGCTACCACAAAAACTCAGCACACAAGGCAGCCACTAGAGAAAATCGACAAAAATCCGCCGGAAAAGCACACAGCAGATCTTCTTTTGGACACGCAGAGCACTTCAGGCCTCCTTTCCTGCCTTCTCTCAAACTTTATTCACATGCAGCCTTGCCTGCATGACAGCTCGAGTGTTTCCTAAGCCAAACCGGAAACACACAacacgcgctcgccgccacgCTTCCACGCAAGAGACGCGGTGCTCGCCAGTGCGTGtcctcgagctgctgctgaattttctctgcgtctcctccgcccaTCGCGGCCCCACCCGCCTTCTCGCTAGTTTGCCTCGCGTTTCGCGGTTGGAGTCCTCGGATACTGACTTCCGACTGAAGATCCTTTCGGCGATCGACCCGCGTggctccttcgcgtcttgTGCCCCTCGAGGTATTCGACTTCCACGACAAGGAGAGAGTGTTCCTGCCCCGCCGCGATGCTTTTCACTTTAACTGAACAAATCGCTCTCCagacgtcgccgcgcgcaagCTGCACTTTCCTGCGTCGAGGCAGTGGATTCAcccccgcgaccgcgccggcCCCCACGCGTCGACTCGCTGCGTGCCTCCCACCAGGCATCGGGGGAATCGCCCACAGCGACCCaagcgccgcgtctccccaAAAGCTGCTTCCAGAGACAGGCAGTTtgtgcgcgagcgccgcccgcgcggcggcctgcatCTTCAGCGCCCTTTCGCGCTGCTCCACGCATGAGGCGCTGTCGAGCACCCCGCCGTCCCTCGGGAGGTCGTGGCTCCAGGCTCTGGTATCTCGCTGTTGGATAGACAGTGGAGAGAGGTAGTTGCTGAAACTTGTCACGTTCGTACCGTCGCTGTTCGTAGGGCTCGAATCGCGCACActcgcctcccgcagctGAAGCCGGTTGAGGATGTtttgcagcgccgcctgcgtcgcggggttgtgcggagggagaggagattTCGAGTCAGCTTCTCCCTGCGCGCCCCCGCCCGCAGAttcgcgcgaggagagcggaagcTGGAGCCCAAGAGCTCCCGCGGACTTTACCGTCTCTCCTTTTCGAGAGGACGTGGCAGATGAAGTCGCCCTATCTGAAGAAGAatgcgcgtcttcgcctgagCTCGAAGAACGCGTCGCGCGGCATCCAGGATTCCTTCCGCGAGGCTGGGGACCCACAGTTGACGAACTGCTGTCCGAAgacgtcgcctccgctctcgagttcgcgtcggcgcgccctTCCAGCTCGTCGCGCGTTCGCAGACCCTCTGACCGGCTACCACTCAAGTCGCTCCCTCTCAGCCTTTTCCCGGCGCACTCGCAGCCAGCACTCGTGCTGCCGCCTGTGCCTTCTTCCTGCGATTCCCCAAAATCCATTCCCTTTTTGTCTCGCTCCGTTGTCGCCTGAGCagccggcgtctctcgcgcctcggtTGCGTCGCCTGTgggctcctcgccctcttcggaATCTCCTTTCTGTCTCCGTCGATGGTCTCCCTCGACTCtccggctcgcgcgcggctctccgtcCCCTGGTGTTCCCTCTGCACCCAGTGTCCTCGACGGATGCGAGGTGGGTTTCGCCTCGTGGAAGTCccgcccctccctcccccgctCGGCGCTCCCCCTGTCGCGGCTTCCGGCGGTgccgtccgcagccgcatctcgccctcttcggccgcggtcgcggagcccacgccggcgccgtgtGTCCCGGGCCCGCGGTAGGCGCGGGGCGGCCCCGCCAGCCGAGGGTGGAGCCGCGGGgcctcaggcggcgcgcggtcgccggcggcgtgaCACAAGGACGGCGTGCGTCTCGCGAGCACGGTCGCTTcgacgagagagagcagATTGACTCTGTGGGGTACGATGAAGGTTGGTTGCGGCTCTTCGGGCTCGAGAGGCAGCTGGTGCCCCCGATTCGAGCCCCAGACGTAGAGCTGGAGAGGCAAGTGCGGGTCCGCTGCTCGCGCC
Above is a window of Besnoitia besnoiti strain Bb-Ger1 chromosome Unknown contig00007, whole genome shotgun sequence DNA encoding:
- a CDS encoding uncharacterized protein (encoded by transcript BESB_074810), which gives rise to MNRRPLTSGLRHLPCESPQRVLEPLRRPIIFEGNSGPSTRPSGRGVAYSAPWEAQRRHVPAGGGGGKTTHPSQCGGRGASAQPATHLPPRLVRLLQTLRALEGESRMEYWGQGPGEAERMPARRCEGHGDRGERPGRATETTERGETADRGTQGSTVAWSEAEAEDGHVNTEREFHTQSEIEESHQNASSRENWGSPTAGDNSCSLPSEGQKTEKSTAQENGQADQEQSNASHVTFVAEASSDRSAKPPPSLPQAPSCPAVSPSSLASAVPPEGSALLSSASCCLSSSAFHGVPSRSWGALSSSPQGGLVASETSLSSASRPSVRTAPVLLAASSFSSLSVASGRAVSAHPVGPYAPSSPASSASFLDASRADAEGSESTGACSGSAGASGSMRRRSASSSPRIADVSDARATSRGSALRLRGADLPMERTPSSLTLRSPSSCLPASSPKAPSSASAPPSLVSLSPASLVTSQGPAGTRGSAERLGDEDACVAEQQLRWRASPGSCCLASARGLASESRPRSRVQSPLASPGERQQGVEPPAAADGEDAQGQRREKKDLTGLASPPPPASLKRLPFSVPLSAGAPSTTCIPPCGGWSSALSGASSSLAFHSSALHVCGASSASTAWQPFSLVPSEASLGSLRSAAVDTGGAANAAPPSRRRRVLPRRAPAESASHGKCKGGLSQRGARQTGRSPGSLAGWAEGAAREASANAHADEGAGLLGRAIWVPFLSGEESARRSAVKKNEANSVDGTQARRRLVTRSRESPLEPSCAVPPPESRLCREQTAAPLISARRRCLASAVEFGRAARQPAGSANPQWASNRVQLTLPERKMLRRLKRPEAAPAQSASGLLARSPISALETYLESLGCEREVDIDDMSQRSSLSLELPSRVKSRLSPRLSRESCLSLLPDASLAPAASPPSYPSGLPAPSASRSSSAPASFSFSFSPSRSSASHLSSVSLAWFLSAASCRRCEPAKGVSVGARESFPSCHLDGLPVCLSGASAAALSGLVEGRLNSDQSSLPACFRARLSSRREKATETLRGAQADSRGPKAGEGVWKERATGGGETETAFSSCSTDENAELDVNSHPGKEGGADSCSDLRLMQITQDWQRSVQALHTLQPELRALQMMDAGRRQRSLALQTDERVTKEKRAKHANQGGRRLSLEGAHRGCVESDSQAKMSAEGKRVGREEGRAAGTEQKVAEAKAGAAGVRGNGKEGAERGRRGEAARDRRSGGEEGVWIAKGMRKEKQIMREDKQTRRRTGHLIGMALLIGNLLKQYQRAAFARLREADNARPRAPHGDLAKLQGTRRVIGRQERGERPGGPTGRGVRDEEEEEEEEREKLCRRQAVSAETRSRNDALCADVVARRGAVLTVTRREVRGREEGAPRVPPGQTRARQREAEGGRSAWSVCPRSREASLQMPAEAEARSSSIESGGRVCDRDHEGARGRRRSSCAFPQATPPVAERSGERGVTAGFFSSHSRAAFGGEELPARLTFVIRRAPDAGQGENGGAAGEEKTGEGRRAEGERTRRAALIAELGRRQETLVERQKRMMLCVKEMETEIEVRRKREKSLTKDLERHKHAEDALASALREANVAADGQARETEAARREVAKLTEALQTAESLLQATQRKRKEEGHAGLLRVAEATRKAAEAEEAKEALTRETEEAKRRRKQAFAFIAELRAKERDLKRCALVFRAWRTASGGLQKLRALAEGTVQRQRRAVIRDVFIAAVEVFRCVLTEPEKGERRLRPAGAKEGVLGVATEVDPAPPCCADLSTAGSSPPGGSWTSAPTPARPGGSRFSRIHALQAPEQVHPSSSPASLSSPSPSTAPSTSSPSPLPSSSCASCASCSSRFSPSAVRPRSQQTLLFVFVLCALLGSVRCRLLFLSFRRMHALESHLWAERKREGNQSGGGGLHQAGRGEMGQGEGGRIEEERGMQELCEELQEEMGRRHLERFQRAGGVEASRGARGEVSVKAARAGGGDDTRNEDYQQHKRETRGRSAAFAEGTGQEGRNASQARQPRQAGEDESAKRSRGGVETASRSLAATRAGHPAPTYRSEILAIRRSCETSPTLPNAECARALEVESQTPPLPHGLAGQLHVATAGAPQAAELRHVASIRGLSGAPSAGPRPAAPQRFRGKVFSLAGLSGSQKQRKGEADALPPPVADSGGDGEGEARHWGVHLETGSRCTTCEDSAGDCRLAEDQERGSFKHLEGGEREETGDGGRRIASERDIKGG